From the Desulfovibrio sp. JC010 genome, one window contains:
- a CDS encoding ATP-binding protein, with protein MRMSKIFQKTLLLNFVLFGVISTSMSLVSALTLHDHMVNEYISKGKAIASSIASSSVEILLNRDASTIQSMIDQFKDSDGAAYVYVQDSNGDIVSHTFVPEVPEILGGTSIHPKTISIRELEVPGTGDVIDITKPILAGMAGYVHVGMDKGIINKYVWAAIAKLQIVMFFIFWGSVFILYMMVKRISEPLNQLTEYAKKLSDHDFTADIEITSKDEIGLLAGTMKNMADELTTLISGLERAVNNATSELQDTLTYMEVIMDNLADGLLVVDINGKISVTNPALGELFGVTEDEIRDKQLTNFFPEEMTNLFELVKGSEHEVFSAEIHLPGRKTGKAVATPIHKLDDNDGIKVCLGVVILVRDITYEKEVDNLKTDFISTVSHELRTPMTSILGFAKIIKKKLEKSVFPICEAPDKKTERAINQVQDNIGIIVSEGQRLTELINDVLDIAKMESGKIDWKKVPIDITEVIDTSIQTTTPLWKPQNLEMMVDVDENMPTMYGDRDRVMQVLVNLISNAVKFTDSGSITCTARAHDDEIMVSVSDTGSGISPEDQKKIFERFKQAGDTLTGKPKGTGLGLPICKQIVDHHKGRIWVDSKLGDGSSFHFTLAIDTPDQEIPVPASVPKAVHRQPTPGSSNSPLIMVADDDPALNEFLSQVLEEEGYRIITVTNGQEAVDTAKTRMPQLITMDLKMPIMNGDQAIAALRQDPSTRHIPVIVISALAEGQQAGGDAALIKPIDEKRLVETIHGLLQEDLIMSDPCMVLGKENEPPTENLLVICPGKINYCPPSDLWTRVSSGFKGTIFITAELSSNLDLDRLSQTPDVQIVILPES; from the coding sequence ATGAGAATGTCTAAAATTTTCCAGAAGACCCTGCTTCTGAACTTCGTCCTCTTCGGTGTAATTTCAACTTCAATGTCTCTTGTCTCGGCCTTGACCCTGCACGACCACATGGTGAACGAATATATAAGCAAGGGTAAAGCCATTGCCAGCAGCATAGCCAGTTCCAGCGTGGAAATCCTGCTCAACAGGGATGCCTCCACCATTCAGTCTATGATCGACCAGTTCAAGGACAGCGACGGGGCAGCCTACGTTTACGTTCAGGATTCCAACGGAGATATTGTTTCGCATACTTTCGTGCCTGAAGTTCCTGAGATACTGGGCGGAACCAGCATCCATCCCAAAACCATTTCCATCCGTGAACTGGAGGTTCCCGGAACCGGGGATGTCATCGACATAACCAAACCGATTCTGGCCGGGATGGCCGGGTACGTTCATGTAGGCATGGATAAAGGAATTATTAATAAATATGTCTGGGCAGCCATTGCCAAGCTGCAGATTGTCATGTTCTTCATTTTCTGGGGCAGCGTTTTCATTTTGTATATGATGGTTAAACGCATTTCCGAACCGCTCAACCAGCTTACTGAATACGCCAAGAAATTATCCGACCATGATTTCACCGCCGATATCGAAATTACATCCAAAGACGAAATCGGGCTGCTGGCCGGAACCATGAAAAATATGGCCGATGAATTAACCACCCTCATTTCCGGTCTGGAACGGGCGGTGAACAACGCCACCAGTGAACTGCAGGACACCCTGACCTATATGGAAGTCATCATGGACAACCTTGCGGACGGACTGCTGGTTGTGGATATCAACGGTAAGATATCCGTGACCAACCCCGCCCTTGGAGAGTTGTTCGGGGTGACTGAAGATGAAATCAGGGACAAACAGCTGACCAATTTCTTTCCCGAAGAAATGACCAACCTCTTCGAACTGGTCAAAGGGAGTGAACACGAAGTTTTTTCCGCAGAGATACACCTGCCCGGCCGCAAGACAGGCAAGGCAGTAGCCACCCCAATCCACAAACTTGATGACAATGACGGCATAAAAGTATGCCTTGGTGTGGTAATCCTTGTCCGCGATATCACTTATGAAAAAGAAGTGGATAACCTGAAGACGGACTTCATCTCCACAGTTTCCCATGAGCTGCGCACACCCATGACTTCTATTCTGGGATTTGCAAAAATCATCAAGAAGAAGCTTGAAAAGTCGGTTTTCCCCATCTGTGAAGCACCCGACAAAAAAACCGAACGGGCCATCAATCAGGTGCAGGACAACATCGGCATCATTGTTTCCGAAGGCCAGCGGCTGACTGAACTTATCAACGATGTGCTCGACATCGCCAAGATGGAATCCGGTAAAATTGACTGGAAAAAGGTCCCCATCGACATTACGGAGGTAATCGACACTTCAATCCAGACGACTACCCCGCTCTGGAAACCGCAGAACCTGGAAATGATGGTGGATGTGGATGAAAACATGCCCACCATGTACGGAGACAGGGACAGGGTCATGCAGGTTCTGGTCAACCTCATCTCAAATGCCGTAAAATTCACGGATTCCGGCTCCATCACCTGCACAGCCCGCGCTCACGATGATGAAATCATGGTCAGCGTCAGTGATACCGGGAGCGGTATCTCTCCCGAAGACCAGAAAAAAATATTCGAACGATTCAAGCAGGCCGGGGACACCCTGACCGGAAAACCGAAAGGAACCGGGCTGGGGCTGCCCATCTGCAAGCAGATTGTCGACCACCACAAAGGACGCATCTGGGTGGACAGCAAGCTCGGCGACGGAAGTTCCTTTCATTTCACACTGGCAATCGACACCCCGGATCAGGAAATCCCGGTTCCGGCATCAGTCCCCAAAGCAGTACACAGGCAGCCTACCCCCGGAAGCTCCAACAGTCCGCTGATCATGGTAGCTGACGATGACCCGGCCCTGAACGAATTCCTCTCACAGGTTCTGGAAGAAGAAGGCTACCGGATCATCACGGTTACCAACGGTCAGGAAGCAGTGGACACCGCCAAAACCCGCATGCCGCAACTGATCACCATGGACCTGAAGATGCCCATAATGAACGGGGATCAGGCCATTGCCGCCCTGCGTCAGGACCCCTCAACACGGCATATCCCGGTCATCGTCATCAGTGCTCTGGCAGAAGGTCAACAGGCCGGGGGAGACGCAGCCCTGATCAAACCCATCGACGAAAAACGGCTGGTGGAAACCATCCACGGACTGCTGCAGGAAGATCTGATCATGTCTGATCCGTGCATGGTGCTGGGCAAGGAAAATGAACCGCCAACGGAAAACCTGCTGGTAATCTGTCCGGGCAAAATCAATTACTGCCCGCCCTCAGACC
- a CDS encoding ATP-binding protein, with translation MRFFSKQELVERFSGLTLKNKIFFSTLGVILIISAIIALLARWILVSSLTKELELRGVAIAYSIAERGGGYILDKDYPKLLSLAFEEAKLRERQHLITYIYILGKDGEVLCHTFTKPFPKGLDLANPIKEGEIKSVRRIDLGKTSAYDIAVPIKEGLYRIGTVHVGLNKIHIDQLVSTLRFTFLGFISFVVVIIFVISHRLAKYITQPVSTLTRVSDELSRGNFDFSLDLLTGGTDWNASNCPAYYNTDFPCWHFDLSTYGDNRDVDGQANLQQCRDCHFYYKREGDEVVQLADSFRNMVWSIKLYRRKLRESEEKYKSLFDSGPDPVLVVSCDDFTIIDANPRVTELYGYSRKELIGEDFLRLGPEANEECITAFAEYGGPSGCIYYPKIIHYRKGGSPVYVNMHACPITYRSQPSMIVAVNDVTEIIEKDAQLVQAAKMKSLGEMSAGVAHEVNQPLNAIKMGSEYLALMAEQGRDLPAAQLEEVAKEVSNQVDRAAEIISALRAFGRKSGFKTDKVDINAPVNGVLRLVTKQFELQNIFIRLNLGEGLPKVVAEDNRLQQVFFNLVNNARDAIAEKRDNLGVDSEDFINIDTYENGELVCVRVSDTGAGITDEVRNKIFEPFFSTKEVGYGMGLGLAITYGIVRDYKGSIDIESEPGKGTSFIISFPAAPVE, from the coding sequence ATGAGATTTTTTTCAAAGCAGGAGCTTGTGGAACGTTTTTCCGGGCTGACCCTCAAAAACAAGATATTTTTTTCCACCCTTGGGGTTATCCTGATCATCAGTGCCATCATTGCTTTACTGGCCCGCTGGATACTGGTTTCCTCCCTGACCAAGGAACTGGAGTTGCGCGGGGTGGCCATTGCCTATTCAATTGCCGAGCGTGGGGGCGGATACATTCTCGATAAGGATTATCCCAAACTGCTCAGCCTTGCTTTTGAAGAAGCCAAGCTGCGTGAACGGCAGCACCTGATCACCTACATCTATATTCTTGGGAAAGACGGAGAGGTGCTTTGCCATACCTTTACCAAGCCTTTTCCCAAGGGACTAGATCTTGCCAACCCCATCAAGGAAGGGGAGATCAAGTCTGTCCGGCGTATTGATCTGGGCAAAACTTCCGCTTACGACATTGCCGTTCCTATCAAAGAGGGGCTTTACCGCATCGGCACGGTCCATGTGGGACTGAACAAGATTCATATCGATCAGCTGGTCTCAACGCTCAGGTTTACCTTTCTCGGTTTTATTTCTTTTGTGGTGGTCATCATTTTTGTAATCAGCCACCGTCTGGCGAAGTACATCACCCAGCCGGTGAGTACCCTGACCCGTGTTTCCGATGAACTTTCGCGGGGTAATTTTGATTTCAGCCTCGATCTGCTCACCGGGGGCACGGACTGGAATGCTTCCAATTGCCCGGCCTATTACAATACGGATTTTCCCTGCTGGCATTTTGATCTATCCACTTACGGGGACAATCGCGATGTGGACGGTCAGGCCAATCTGCAGCAGTGCCGCGATTGCCATTTTTACTACAAGCGTGAAGGCGACGAGGTGGTTCAGCTGGCGGACAGTTTCCGCAATATGGTCTGGTCCATCAAGCTTTACCGTCGTAAGCTGCGCGAGTCTGAAGAAAAGTATAAATCCCTGTTCGACAGCGGGCCGGACCCGGTGCTGGTTGTTTCCTGTGATGACTTTACCATCATCGATGCCAACCCGCGGGTGACTGAGCTTTACGGCTACTCACGCAAAGAGCTGATCGGGGAGGATTTCCTGCGGCTCGGGCCGGAAGCAAACGAGGAATGCATCACCGCTTTTGCAGAGTACGGCGGGCCTTCCGGCTGCATCTACTATCCCAAGATCATTCATTACCGGAAGGGCGGCAGCCCTGTGTATGTTAACATGCATGCCTGCCCCATCACTTACCGGAGTCAGCCGTCCATGATTGTGGCGGTCAACGATGTTACCGAGATCATTGAAAAGGATGCCCAGCTGGTGCAGGCAGCTAAGATGAAATCTTTGGGTGAAATGTCCGCCGGGGTGGCCCACGAGGTCAATCAGCCGCTCAATGCCATTAAGATGGGCAGTGAATATCTCGCGCTTATGGCCGAGCAGGGACGTGACCTTCCCGCCGCCCAGCTTGAGGAAGTCGCCAAAGAGGTCAGCAATCAGGTGGACCGTGCAGCCGAGATTATCAGTGCCTTGCGTGCTTTCGGCCGCAAGTCCGGTTTCAAGACCGACAAGGTGGACATCAATGCTCCGGTGAACGGGGTCCTGCGGCTGGTTACCAAGCAGTTTGAGCTGCAGAATATATTCATCCGCCTGAATCTCGGTGAAGGGCTTCCCAAGGTGGTTGCCGAGGATAACCGTTTGCAGCAGGTTTTCTTTAATCTGGTCAACAATGCCCGTGACGCTATTGCCGAGAAACGGGATAATCTCGGAGTGGACAGCGAGGATTTTATCAACATAGATACTTATGAAAATGGAGAGCTTGTCTGTGTCCGGGTTTCCGATACCGGGGCGGGCATAACTGATGAAGTGCGCAATAAAATTTTTGAGCCTTTTTTCAGTACCAAAGAGGTAGGATATGGCATGGGCTTGGGCCTTGCCATCACCTATGGCATAGTAAGAGACTACAAGGGCAGCATTGATATTGAAAGCGAACCCGGAAAGGGAACTTCTTTCATAATATCTTTTCCCGCTGCCCCGGTGGAATAA
- a CDS encoding ABC transporter substrate-binding protein — MKKILLLVLFLLFIACERTVSIEVEESENAGILPDKVVFGASLALEGHASYLGTQTLHGALAYLKHINANGGVHGRTVEVIAYDDSYDPPKCLINTQKLIIEDKIFALFCYVGTPTTVEVLPLVEDARIPLLGMFTGADALRKPFNRYVINIRPSYYQETREAVRHMVEDLGITKIAVFYQYDAFGFDGLTGTELALKEYDLEPVARGSYTRGSLDVDEGVERIKYSGAEAVFMIGTSGPCIKFMNRLHTEGVSPAYYTVSFMGAREFARNLKSENELVIMSQVVPPFADDRDLSSSEAASYIRLLKEYYPQDTPSLVGLEGFFNARILVEGLKRSGRELSREAFIKAIESMNKYEIAPGITVSYGNRDHQGMDKVYFTRFKNGRFELIRDWAELKKGALK; from the coding sequence ATGAAAAAGATACTATTACTGGTTTTATTTCTGTTGTTCATTGCCTGCGAGCGCACTGTTTCAATTGAGGTTGAGGAAAGTGAGAATGCGGGAATTCTCCCGGATAAAGTGGTGTTCGGGGCCTCGCTGGCCCTCGAAGGGCATGCCAGTTATCTGGGAACCCAGACCCTGCACGGAGCATTGGCCTACCTGAAACATATCAATGCCAACGGCGGGGTCCACGGACGCACGGTGGAAGTAATTGCCTATGACGATTCCTATGATCCGCCCAAATGTCTGATCAACACTCAGAAGCTGATCATCGAGGACAAGATTTTCGCTTTGTTCTGCTATGTGGGAACCCCGACAACTGTTGAGGTCCTTCCGCTGGTGGAAGATGCGCGTATCCCTCTGCTGGGCATGTTTACCGGGGCCGATGCCCTGCGCAAGCCGTTCAACCGCTATGTCATTAATATCCGTCCTTCCTATTATCAGGAAACCCGTGAGGCCGTGCGCCACATGGTGGAAGATCTCGGAATTACAAAGATTGCCGTATTCTACCAGTATGACGCCTTTGGATTTGACGGTCTGACCGGGACCGAACTGGCCCTGAAAGAGTATGATCTTGAGCCGGTGGCAAGGGGGTCCTACACCCGTGGTTCCCTTGATGTGGATGAGGGAGTTGAGCGGATCAAATATTCCGGGGCCGAAGCGGTTTTCATGATCGGGACCAGCGGACCATGTATCAAATTCATGAACCGGCTGCATACGGAAGGAGTCAGTCCGGCCTACTACACTGTATCATTCATGGGCGCACGTGAATTTGCCCGCAATCTCAAGTCCGAAAATGAACTGGTCATCATGTCGCAGGTGGTGCCGCCCTTTGCCGATGACCGTGATCTTTCCAGCTCAGAGGCAGCAAGTTACATCCGGCTGCTCAAAGAATATTATCCACAGGATACCCCCAGCCTTGTAGGATTGGAAGGGTTCTTCAATGCCCGTATTCTGGTGGAAGGTTTGAAGCGCAGCGGGCGTGAACTCAGCCGGGAAGCTTTCATCAAAGCCATTGAGTCCATGAACAAATATGAGATAGCTCCGGGGATTACCGTTTCCTACGGAAACAGAGATCATCAGGGCATGGATAAAGTTTATTTTACCCGTTTCAAGAATGGCAGATTCGAGCTCATCAGAGATTGGGCGGAACTGAAGAAGGGGGCTTTGAAATGA
- a CDS encoding response regulator transcription factor produces MAGKILVVDDEVHIRMLLEQTLEELEDDYDVELLTAENGEEGLDTIREERPELVFLDIMMPYMNGYEVCQAVREDSNLSNVNIILLTAKGQEADRKHGLELGAERYMTKPFDPDEILEVAKSILNIED; encoded by the coding sequence ATGGCCGGTAAGATTCTAGTTGTGGACGATGAAGTACACATCAGGATGCTTCTAGAGCAGACTCTGGAAGAACTGGAAGACGACTATGATGTTGAGCTGCTGACAGCTGAAAACGGAGAAGAAGGGCTCGATACGATCCGCGAGGAACGCCCGGAACTGGTTTTTCTCGACATCATGATGCCTTACATGAACGGCTATGAAGTCTGTCAGGCTGTGCGTGAAGATTCGAATCTTTCCAATGTTAATATCATCCTTCTCACTGCCAAAGGTCAGGAAGCCGACCGCAAACACGGCCTTGAGCTGGGTGCCGAACGCTACATGACCAAACCATTCGACCCGGACGAGATTCTTGAGGTAGCCAAATCAATTCTGAACATTGAGGACTGA
- a CDS encoding HD-GYP domain-containing protein — MNTGLNPETRLKRIIKPKKLRAFLGKALPLLPENSVLCVYIDGTPIFCAEPICHSFEETILSPVKNPSGDNLCLGAFIQNRDKLCEPELNHIKSVLEFTAFSISNYIESETARRLIGEETLSKYRELALLHRSIVELNNSLRLKDVITALTNECKTSALPAEMGAVYLPEEEGFTIFDSFGNFSADELENLVECTLFKDIIASLRGEIINDVSKDDRCRDKLSGNIRSMLIMPIPSPNVCEGVLVLTSPGMNAFNAAHLKHVSTLSSVAGISISNAYNFESIRVLMDALLKALAEAIDARDPFTAGHSERVAHLAVSFARQISQDNEKFKHIDFTDEQLREIFYSGILHDIGKIGIKEEVLTKKTRLPKSMVDVIGMRLKLFGIHHMHEWEDDYKRIKQINSSLSPAQDDLDFVDSMSSMKFKVNGSTIHMLHPDERECLTVRRGNLTAEERMEIERHPAESKRILEHIPFQDDLSQLLTIIGQHHERLDGSGYPEGLAGDEILIQSRILAIVDIYDAITQERHYKPATPQERALKILALEAGEGKLDSTLVDLFINNISEIENGAESIDLDRPVSTRFCKIPRGSMN; from the coding sequence ATGAACACAGGACTGAATCCGGAAACACGGTTAAAAAGAATCATTAAACCCAAGAAGCTGAGAGCGTTTCTGGGTAAAGCCCTGCCGTTGCTTCCTGAAAATTCTGTGCTCTGCGTCTATATTGACGGCACCCCTATTTTCTGTGCTGAACCGATCTGCCACTCCTTTGAAGAAACCATCCTCAGTCCGGTAAAAAACCCTTCCGGTGATAATCTATGCCTCGGCGCGTTCATCCAGAACCGCGACAAACTTTGCGAACCGGAACTGAACCATATAAAATCTGTTCTGGAATTCACCGCCTTTTCCATCTCAAACTACATTGAATCCGAAACAGCCAGAAGGCTGATCGGCGAAGAGACCCTTTCCAAATACCGGGAACTGGCCCTGCTGCACCGTTCCATTGTGGAGCTGAATAATTCATTGCGGCTGAAAGATGTGATCACCGCCCTGACCAACGAATGCAAAACCTCCGCCCTGCCCGCTGAAATGGGTGCTGTCTACCTGCCGGAGGAAGAAGGGTTCACCATCTTTGACAGCTTCGGCAATTTCTCGGCAGACGAGCTGGAAAACCTTGTTGAATGCACTCTTTTCAAAGATATTATAGCCAGCCTGCGCGGTGAGATCATAAACGACGTAAGTAAAGATGACCGCTGCCGGGATAAACTTTCCGGCAATATCCGCTCCATGCTGATTATGCCCATTCCCTCGCCCAATGTCTGTGAGGGAGTCCTTGTGCTGACCTCTCCCGGAATGAATGCTTTCAACGCCGCCCATCTCAAACACGTAAGTACGCTTTCCTCGGTGGCCGGAATCTCCATCAGCAATGCCTACAACTTCGAATCCATCCGGGTGCTGATGGACGCCCTGCTCAAAGCACTGGCCGAAGCAATCGATGCCCGGGACCCGTTTACCGCCGGGCATTCCGAGCGTGTCGCCCACCTTGCGGTTTCGTTTGCACGGCAGATTTCACAGGACAATGAAAAATTCAAGCATATAGATTTCACGGATGAACAGCTGCGCGAGATATTCTATTCCGGAATTCTCCATGACATCGGCAAGATCGGCATCAAGGAAGAAGTGCTGACCAAGAAAACACGGCTGCCCAAATCCATGGTTGATGTCATCGGCATGCGTTTAAAACTCTTCGGCATCCACCATATGCACGAATGGGAAGACGATTACAAACGGATCAAGCAGATCAACTCCTCACTCAGTCCGGCACAGGATGACCTTGATTTTGTGGATTCCATGAGCTCCATGAAATTCAAGGTCAACGGCTCCACCATCCACATGCTTCATCCAGATGAAAGGGAATGCCTGACCGTGCGGCGCGGGAACCTGACCGCAGAAGAACGCATGGAAATCGAACGACACCCCGCAGAAAGCAAAAGAATACTTGAACACATTCCCTTTCAGGACGACCTGTCCCAGTTGCTGACCATCATCGGCCAGCACCATGAAAGACTGGACGGTTCCGGGTATCCCGAAGGTCTTGCCGGCGATGAAATTCTCATCCAAAGCCGAATTCTGGCCATTGTGGATATCTATGACGCCATCACTCAGGAACGCCACTACAAACCGGCCACACCGCAGGAAAGGGCTTTAAAAATACTCGCCCTTGAAGCCGGGGAAGGCAAGCTGGACAGCACACTGGTGGACCTGTTCATTAATAATATTTCCGAAATTGAAAACGGGGCGGAATCAATCGACCTTGACCGCCCGGTATCAACTAGATTCTGCAAGATACCTCGCGGTAGTATGAATTAA
- a CDS encoding ABC transporter substrate-binding protein, producing MNKVFSLLVMFLLSITLFCSPAAAQENRPFLLGMSAAFTGPSKGLGIELYRGSKAYFDRINQQGGINGRKVVIKYMDDGYNPEPAIRNTIKLIEKDGVDCLFNYVGTPTVTRVLPVIKHFNSQEPEYLFFPFTGAQPQREFPYEEYVFNLRASYRQETWGLVHNLYMIGRQRIAVFYQADAYGRSGWDGIRKALTEKDLSIVAEATYRRGSSFRESMKEQVEIINRGRPDAIIAVGAYEACAAFIRDTRDAGIDVPICNLSFVGSENMLGLLTGLGKKTGKDYTESLINSQTVPSYEDTSLTAVREYRELMAENPPPPEGFGKDYQLQKYSFTSFEGYLNAKVMARILERVTLPQYQGNIYAATLSIRNLDIGIGTDVNFGRGKHQGLDEVYYSTVSDGKFVPLKDWKRWSK from the coding sequence ATGAACAAAGTCTTCTCACTGCTCGTTATGTTCCTGCTCTCAATCACGCTGTTCTGCTCTCCGGCTGCAGCCCAAGAAAACAGACCTTTCCTGCTCGGAATGTCAGCAGCCTTTACCGGTCCCAGTAAAGGATTGGGGATTGAGCTTTACCGGGGTTCAAAGGCATATTTTGACCGCATCAACCAGCAAGGCGGCATAAATGGCCGTAAGGTGGTCATCAAATACATGGATGACGGCTACAACCCCGAACCGGCCATCCGCAATACCATCAAGCTGATTGAAAAAGACGGGGTGGACTGCCTTTTCAACTATGTAGGCACACCGACTGTCACCCGCGTGCTCCCGGTCATCAAGCATTTCAATTCGCAGGAACCGGAATATCTTTTCTTCCCCTTCACCGGAGCCCAGCCGCAACGCGAATTTCCCTATGAAGAATATGTTTTCAACCTGCGGGCTTCCTACCGGCAGGAAACATGGGGTCTGGTCCATAATCTTTATATGATCGGACGCCAGCGCATTGCCGTATTCTATCAGGCTGACGCCTACGGCAGATCCGGCTGGGACGGAATCCGCAAGGCCCTGACTGAAAAGGATTTAAGCATTGTTGCTGAAGCCACCTACAGACGAGGCAGCTCATTCAGAGAATCCATGAAAGAACAGGTGGAAATCATAAACAGAGGCAGGCCGGACGCCATTATCGCTGTAGGGGCTTATGAAGCCTGCGCTGCTTTTATCCGCGATACCCGTGATGCCGGAATAGACGTGCCCATCTGCAACCTATCTTTTGTGGGCAGTGAGAACATGCTCGGACTGCTGACCGGGCTGGGCAAGAAAACAGGCAAGGATTATACCGAGAGCCTTATCAACTCCCAGACAGTACCCAGCTACGAGGATACCAGCCTGACCGCTGTCCGGGAATACCGGGAACTCATGGCGGAAAACCCACCGCCTCCGGAAGGGTTCGGCAAAGATTACCAGCTCCAGAAGTACAGCTTCACCAGCTTTGAAGGGTACCTTAATGCCAAGGTCATGGCCCGCATTCTGGAACGGGTGACCCTGCCCCAGTATCAGGGCAATATTTACGCTGCAACCCTGTCCATCCGTAATCTGGACATTGGAATCGGGACCGATGTGAACTTCGGACGCGGCAAGCATCAGGGCCTTGACGAAGTCTATTATTCAACTGTTTCGGACGGTAAATTCGTCCCTCTTAAAGACTGGAAGAGGTGGAGCAAATGA